The genomic DNA TTAAACCTGTTGATTCATTATTTCTTTATAAGCCGATATAACTTTATTTCTAATTTGCATGGCTAATGCTATAGAAATAGAAGATTTTTGTAAATTTATCATTACATCATTTAAAGATATAGAAGATGGATTGAATTCAAGGTGTTCAATGTTTTTTTTTGAGTTGTTTTGAATATTATTAATTTCTCCTAATGTTTCTTGAAAAAATTGAACAAAATTATTAGATTCAGTGTTTCGTTTATTTTCATCTAAAAAATTAATCTTGGTATAAATATTTTGATTATGAATTTTATCAATCATATCTTCCTCTAAATTTTACTATGACATTTAAATATATTATATCTTTTGTTCAAAGATAAATATTCATTGTTACAGGTAATTTATCAGGAAATATTTTATTTTCAAGTGAAATTTTTCAAGTGAAATTTAATTGTTATTCAATTATAATTAAAATTATCTACTATTAGGAAGATGTCATGAATTTTAGTGCTGTAGAAGAATCAGGTTCAGAAGAGAAAAAAAAATTTAGCAATTTTTTATCGTATTTTTTTAAAAATGCACGTGTTTTAATAATTTTATT from Buchnera aphidicola (Aphis aurantii) includes the following:
- the fliE gene encoding flagellar hook-basal body complex protein FliE yields the protein MIDKIHNQNIYTKINFLDENKRNTESNNFVQFFQETLGEINNIQNNSKKNIEHLEFNPSSISLNDVMINLQKSSISIALAMQIRNKVISAYKEIMNQQV